One region of Oryza glaberrima chromosome 7, OglaRS2, whole genome shotgun sequence genomic DNA includes:
- the LOC127779362 gene encoding protein FAR1-RELATED SEQUENCE 5-like, producing the protein MSILSYVRGGLSAVPYTKKAVSNYRDFVRRESGKNDMMQCLDFCEKKRSEDPLFYFRFRTDENNVVKSLFWSDGNIRKFYEMFGDIVSFDTTYKTNRYDLPFAPFVGITSHGDNCIFGYAFLQDETSETFQWLFNTFLDCMGGKAPATIITDQDLAMKAAIAIVFWDTVHRNCLFHMLSNTRDKTGRTFNSEDEEVYKDFHDIVTKSQTEAKFEYLWKDFIRRNNLYNVRYFQLIWVTRKRWAPVYFKSNWCPLIQTTARSEGTNSRYKADICSSHSVFAFLAQYERIVETIYECFKEQESLTRNTVPDTWSEYQFEKQAAKLYTRKIFWAFQRILQSYTKYDVTVKVRDSIFEVCKSEIHALQDFRKRKYIVVVDTIAEEYECICPRFKKDGILCVYVLKVLIHLNITKLPEKYFIERWRLKDKNQELSVPNTLMSAAVLESNPLLRFNILSQKMIKLASDTSKTKEKFVYVMNESDKIEDGLKAMSDTAPNEATVHVQDAAATTCGVASVGAQTGILMGPSGVGIDAESTKGAVAETEPTDMVGIASTSVLLDPKCSNSKGRQKSEPRKKRLIDVIRSKGSVTCSGCGSHDHNIRTCPQKKRSQMQQK; encoded by the coding sequence ATGTCTATTTTGTCATATGTTAGGGGTGGCTTGTCTGCAGTTCCTTACACAAAAAAGGCTGTGAGCAATTATAGAGATTTTGTTAGAAGAGAAAGTGGGAAAAATGACATGATGCAGTGTTTGGATTTTTGTGAGAAGAAAAGATCAGAGGatccattattttatttcagATTCAGAACTGATGAGAACAATGTTGTGAAGAGTCTGTTTTGGTCCGATGGGAACATCAGAAAATTTTATGAGATGTTTGGTGACATAGTTAGTTTTGACACGACGTACAAGACAAATAGGTATGATTTGCCCTTTGCTCCATTTGTAGGGATAACTAGTCATGGTGACAATTGCATATTTGGTTATGCATTCCTACAAGATGAAACAAGTGAGACTTTTCAGTGGTTGTTCAATACGTTCCTTGATTGTATGGGTGGCAAGGCTCCTGCTACTATTATAACTGATCAAGACTTGGCAATGAAGGCTGCTATTGCCATAGTTTTTTGGGACACTGTTCATAGGAATTGCCTGTTCCATATGTTATCAAATACAAGGGACAAAACAGGAAGGACATTCAATTCAGAGGATGAAGAAGTTTACAAGGATTTCCATGATATTGTTACAAAATCCCAGACAGAGGCTAAATTTGAATATTTGTGGAAAGATTTCATAAGAAGAAACAATCTATATAATGTTAGGTATTTTCAGCTTATATGGGTCACTAGAAAAAGATGGGCACCAGTTTACTTCAAAAGCAATTGGTGCCCTTTGATTCAGACAACAGCAAGGAGTGAGGGGACAAATTCAAGGTACAAAGCTGACATTTGTTCATCTCATAGTGTTTTTGCATTCCTAGCACAGTATGAAAGGATTGTAGAAACAATTTATGAGTGCTTCAAAGAACAGGAATCGCTGACTAGGAATACTGTTCCAGATACTTGGTCAGAATATCAATTTGAGAAGCAAGCTGCAAAACTGTATACTAGGAAGATATTTTGGGCATTTCAGCGTATCTTGCAAAGCTATACCAAGTATGATGTGACCGTGAAAGTGCGCGATTCTATTTTTGAGGTGTGCAAATCAGAGATTCATGCACTGCAGGATTTCAGAAAAAGGAAGTATATTGTGGTTGTTGATACTATAGCTGAAGAATATGAATGTATCTGTCCAAGATTTAAGAAGGATGGTATTTTGTGTGTTTATGTGCTCAAAGTACTCATTCACTTGAACATAACAAAACTACCTGAGAAATATTTTATTGAAAGATGGAGGCTGAAAGACAAAAACCAGGAATTATCTGTGCCAAACACATTGATGTCTGCTGCTGTTCTTGAAAGCAACCCTTTACTCAGGTTCAACATCTTGTCACAGAAAATGATTAAGTTGGCTTCAGATAcatcaaaaacaaaagaaaagtttgtatatgtgatGAATGAAAGTGACAAGATTGAAGATGGGTTGAAGGCAATGAGTGACACGGCTCCTAATGAGGCTACTGTTCATGTTCAGGATGCGGCAGCGACAACTTGTGGTGTAGCTTCTGTTGGTGCTCAAACTGGTATACTGATGGGTCCTAGTGGTGTTGGTATTGATGCTGAGAGCACAAAGGGTGCGGTTGCTGAAACTGAACCAACAGATATGGTTGGGATTGCTTCTACTTCTGTTTTGCTggatccaaaatgctctaataGCAAAGGCAGGCAGAAGAGTGAGCCAAGAAAAAAGAGGCTGATAGATGTGATTAGAAGCAAGGGTTCGGTGACATGTAGTGGTTGTGGATCCCATGACCATAACATTCGGACTTGTCCCCAAAAAAAGAGAAGTCAAATGCAACAGAAGTGA